TCCGCGCCCGTGTCAGACCCATTCGCCGTCCCAGCTGTGCGCCAGACATCCCGAGCGCCTTGCGCATTGTGCGAAGCCAGCCTTCGGGCGGCACGCGAAGGCCAATCGTCTGACCTGCTGCGCGGTCGACGATGGCCTGATATTGCTCGCGAACGGCTCGCTTGATGCTCATTCGTCAATC
This DNA window, taken from Rhodomicrobium lacus, encodes the following:
- a CDS encoding mobile mystery protein A produces the protein MSIKRAVREQYQAIVDRAAGQTIGLRVPPEGWLRTMRKALGMSGAQLGRRMGLTRARIAAAEHAELSGAITLKSMQAAAEAMGCRFVYAVVPQTTVEEAV